DNA sequence from the Atribacterota bacterium genome:
AAAAGAAAAAGGAAGTAATCCAGATATTGGATTTTGAGGGTTGTGATGAACCGCAAGAAAAGCCTTGGCCCATATTGCCAGGTTACGAAGTAATTAATGTCCCTGCATTCACCTCATGCGCTGACGGTGGCTGTAACGGTATAAGAGCGGTTTTTCGTCGTAGGTAATGGCCCATTCATTCCAGTGAACTTTTCCGCCTTCCAGAGCAAGCCTGGTGCTGATTTCGAGGTCCTCGATAAAGCTTTTGGAATTCCAACCGAATCGTTTGATGAAGGAAGTCCGGATAAGCAGTCCTGTACTGCCCAGAGTTACCGGTGATCCCCAGTTCACTCGGGCCAATTGCCAGAAGCGGTTAGTATAACAGTAAGCCAGGGCATAGGCCCTGGTGAGCCAGGAATCGCAAGGATTCTTGGTGTCGAGATA
Encoded proteins:
- a CDS encoding glycosyltransferase family 2 protein, yielding MIFRHDPQHPGKTHNIRFTLSSIDLEKYDAVVIFDADNLAHPDFLTKMNDYLAVHPEAKAVQGYLDTKNPCDSWLTRAYALAYCYTNRFWQLARVNWGSPVTLGSTGLLIRTSFIKRFGWNSKSFIEDLEISTRLALEGGKVHWNEWAITYDEKPLLYRYSHRQRMR